The Bacillota bacterium genome has a window encoding:
- a CDS encoding aspartyl-phosphate phosphatase Spo0E family protein, whose protein sequence is MAYSISERKILTRIEDLRRGLCDLVTVKGLADQEVAEASRALDAMINKYYRLVEESKNKGKSRR, encoded by the coding sequence ATGGCTTATTCAATTTCTGAACGCAAAATATTGACGCGTATCGAGGACCTGCGCAGGGGTCTGTGTGATTTGGTAACCGTCAAAGGGCTTGCCGATCAGGAGGTTGCGGAGGCCAGCCGGGCTTTAGACGCCATGATTAACAAGTACTACCGGTTGGTGGAGGAAAGCAAGAATAAAGGAAAAAGCCGCCGGTGA
- a CDS encoding zinc-ribbon domain-containing protein, with translation MFSDKTLRCGECGENFTFTAGEQEFFATEGFENKPTWCRTCRAIRKNNSRGYSLYLSIKRLHTLMT, from the coding sequence GTGTTTTCTGATAAGACGTTGAGATGTGGCGAGTGTGGAGAAAACTTCACATTCACCGCCGGCGAGCAGGAGTTCTTCGCGACCGAGGGGTTTGAGAACAAACCTACATGGTGCCGCACCTGCCGGGCGATCCGTAAAAATAACAGCCGCGGTTATAGTCTGTATTTGTCAATTAAAAGGTTGCATACCCTAATGACGTAA
- a CDS encoding glucoamylase family protein, giving the protein MITGETLVIAEAGDSQARTALAWLRETEEGQPTTFIIRPHPEIPGRVAEFRRRERYSPEQLKLYAATLADQHIGAPGARRPQPLWDHLRDCERMIDAITVDLAQAVRLEQGISISAEWLLDNAYVIQHQLADVRRNLSRQLYDFLPTLGIGPHLGEPRAYDLSAELVAHTDAELTEQDVVDFLRAYQRISPMTISELWALPLLLRFALIESLSYLSARIDEQQHEFEWADFWANRLLVAARRTPDRLLFMLAELAREYPDPPVVLADRLISQLQGESLALGPVLAWLELKWGQPVFDAIQQEERRHFADQSTIANGIGSLRLLARLDWRDVFEQVSLVDDILRAEPADVYRRMDFGTRDRYRHVIEEIARRSHGTELAVARAAVDLARGASSGCAAHVGYYLIDAGRPLLEGMFKYRPTVRQHLRMSIFRRPALTYLGSIALGTAVILAVPLVLAIPGGADLIRLALLFALCLLALVPASELAVQAVNFVVAMALFPHPLPKLAFADGIPDEWLTLIVIPTLLTSPESIREDLDRLEIRYLANRDANLRFALLADLVDAAERETPEDAALVEAAVRGIEQLNTRYPEHGFALFFRPRRWSETEQCWMGWERKRGKIEELNAWLIGEAEPSSDTLRPIAGDTALLEGVRFVITLDADTELPHGTARRLIGTLAHPLNLPQLAADGEGVTRGYTIIQPRVSTSLPSATATRFSRIFANSIGVDPYSQVISDLYQDVAGEGSYYGKGIYEVATLHRVLGGRFPTAKLLSHDLLEGAHVRVGMATDIELFDAFPGSYLAEIRRQHRWIRGDWQIAAWCGCSVPSANDRRVRNPLGALNRWKLLDNLRRSLVPVASVGLLLAGWFAFPGPAVPVSILVSLLVGSSLLVAPALRLIFWVPVQPRAVLTSKRAWRDQGVPWLRAVIGIVFLPHQAAVTLDAIARTFQRTLISRRHLLEWQTYKAGRHSRAGNLRLVGQLALISLASIGVGAGLLLVNPAAAYAATPFLLAWLLSPVVAAWLGNSRKSGVNLALGHADRQELRRIARETWRYFDDFVGPETNWLPPDNYQEAPRVELAERTSPTNIGLWLLATLAARDLGYLTADQAIERGQATMDTLERIERFDGHLLNWYNTRTLDPLVPRYVSTVDSGNLLASLWTLAQGYREMLSRPAIGPQALQGLADTLALVGVHQRQSSETRRRADTGPIAGAVQELSRLFGNPPDDPEAIAERLRAAIEPARELVRALRVDSPASRCQPVKAVESKAAYWATQVERQVLAWLDVVDRYSPFVERLGGPRSQRVALAADLVSRIERLISRVECFADEINMRFLYDPKRRLFTIGYNVSDRRFDSSYYDLLASEARMASLVAIARGDVPAEHWFALGRLFGTARGHRVLYSWSGTMFEYLMPMLLTRSYRHTLLYEASRETVGLQIDYGLQQGVPWGISESAFAAVDINHIYQYQAFGVPGLGLKRGLADDLVVAPYASALALMVDPEAALANLKRLGRLGLCGGYGYYESIDYTRRRQLSNQRGVVVHTYMVHHQGMTLLAIDNALNAAVMQSRFHADRRVQAIEPLLFERAPIAPLLVKATERGESPARLHMTGPIEPTAPIDASAPATHLLGNGVYTVMVTSAGGGFSRWRDVDVTRWRADTTLDSYGSFTYIRDLDRGTVWSATYQPMRKPASRYQARFTPDRAEFERRDFGIGVTTKIGVSPEDAVEIRHLTLANYSNGRRRLDVTSYVELALLAHGADLAHPAFGKLFVETEFLPEQGALLARRNPRSMQDPAVWASHFLSLPTSPDLTIANTGYETDRECFLGRGRSLENPLGLEAKLTGKVGPVLDPIFSLRCEVVLDPGERVELAFVTGAAASREEMLVLVDKYRNHHIVHSALEAAVSLGQSVARQLCVTGDDLRRFQQLAGPLLYPSARLRASDAQLRRNRLGQSGLWGHGISGDLPILLVTIGDRRDMEVVREALLAHAYWRRLGFRADLVILNEEAGGYAQPLQEDLRQVIQHHAASTPLDQPGGIFLRSAAPLADKDSALLLAVARAVLVAARGPLVQQLRITTERRELPPPLTVGRRGSEEPSMPLPFLELPYFNGLGGFTPDGREYAIYLGPGTRTPAPWVNVLANPGFGAIVSESGSGFVWAANSQTNRLTSWSNDPVGDPPVEAIYIRDDHLGVFWTPTAVPIRELDAYRARHGQGYTLFEHNSHAVEQELLTFVPLDETGGAPVRIQRLRLRNRSSRRRRFSVFAYADWVLGTNREDTQMHVVTTWDAVSRTVIARNAYHPDFANRVAFASASPSPLSFTADRTEFLGRNGSYAQPAALARQMLSGEAGAGLDPGVALQVVVEIEPGQETEITFLLGEAADTVEAQRLVERFRDPVRVEQAFQETRAWWDHLLGTIQVETPDPAVNFLLNRWLLYQALSCRIWARSGFYQSSGAIGFRDQLQDCLALAYAMPEVARQQILAAASRQFIEGDVQHWWHPQSGAGVRTRVSDDLLWLPYATVQYVRVTGDVRILDEMTPFIEGPPLADGEPEAYFVPRISLDSHSLLEHCRRAIAQGITSGAHGLPLIGTGDWNDGLSRVGAEGRGESVWLAWFLIDVLSGFAELLEGCGQSAEAREYRERAERLATTVEEQAWDGDWYRRAYFDDGTPLGSRQSAEAQIDSMPQSWAIISKAADPSRAEKAMRAVEERLVRSADGLVLLFSPPFDKSPVDPGYIKAYPPGVRENGGQYTHAALWVAMAFARQGEGDKAVEILGMLNPVEHSRTTETAERYRVEPYVVAADVYSLEGRVGQGGWTWYTGSAGWMYRVWLEEVLGLKLRGNELRLDPVIPTNWPGFTLRCRLGGARYEIRAENPDHVGRGVTWVEVDGRRLHGQTITLEDDGGSHFVVFRLGPGGAVGTS; this is encoded by the coding sequence TTGATCACCGGCGAAACGCTGGTGATCGCCGAGGCGGGGGACAGCCAGGCCAGAACGGCACTAGCCTGGCTCCGAGAAACGGAAGAAGGCCAGCCGACTACGTTCATCATCCGCCCGCACCCCGAAATCCCTGGCCGCGTCGCCGAGTTCCGGCGACGCGAACGCTACTCTCCGGAGCAGCTGAAGCTTTATGCGGCCACGCTGGCGGACCAACACATCGGCGCGCCTGGTGCGCGCCGCCCTCAGCCGCTATGGGACCACCTGCGCGACTGCGAGCGTATGATCGACGCGATCACCGTTGACCTTGCCCAGGCCGTCCGGTTGGAACAAGGCATCTCGATCTCGGCCGAGTGGCTGCTCGACAACGCCTACGTGATCCAGCATCAACTCGCGGACGTGCGCCGGAACCTCTCCCGTCAGCTTTATGATTTTTTGCCCACGCTGGGCATCGGTCCACACCTGGGCGAGCCGCGAGCTTACGATCTTTCCGCCGAATTGGTCGCCCACACCGATGCTGAGCTAACCGAGCAAGACGTCGTCGATTTCCTGCGCGCTTACCAGCGAATCTCGCCCATGACTATAAGCGAGCTTTGGGCGCTGCCATTACTCCTGCGGTTTGCCCTCATCGAGAGCTTGAGCTACCTGTCCGCTCGGATTGACGAACAGCAACACGAGTTCGAGTGGGCCGATTTCTGGGCCAATCGACTGCTCGTCGCCGCTCGTCGGACTCCAGATCGCCTGCTCTTCATGCTCGCCGAGTTGGCCCGCGAGTATCCTGATCCTCCCGTCGTGTTGGCCGACCGGCTGATAAGTCAGCTCCAGGGTGAGTCGCTTGCCCTCGGCCCCGTCTTGGCCTGGTTGGAGCTGAAGTGGGGACAACCGGTGTTCGATGCTATTCAGCAAGAGGAGCGCCGCCACTTTGCCGATCAGTCTACAATCGCTAACGGGATTGGCAGCTTGCGGCTGCTGGCCCGATTAGATTGGCGAGACGTTTTCGAGCAGGTTAGCCTCGTCGATGATATCTTGCGGGCGGAGCCGGCCGACGTCTACCGCCGGATGGACTTCGGTACGCGCGATCGCTACCGCCACGTGATCGAGGAGATCGCTCGGCGCTCACATGGGACCGAGCTAGCGGTCGCCCGCGCTGCCGTCGATTTGGCCCGGGGAGCCAGCTCCGGCTGCGCAGCACACGTTGGATACTACCTGATCGACGCCGGGCGCCCGTTGCTTGAAGGCATGTTTAAGTATCGCCCCACGGTTCGTCAGCATCTTCGTATGAGCATCTTCCGCCGTCCAGCCCTGACGTACCTCGGCAGTATTGCCCTGGGCACCGCGGTAATCCTGGCAGTTCCGCTAGTGCTGGCGATTCCCGGCGGCGCGGACTTGATCCGGCTCGCGCTCCTTTTCGCGCTCTGCCTTCTGGCGCTTGTGCCGGCCAGTGAGCTGGCGGTACAGGCCGTCAACTTTGTCGTGGCGATGGCCCTTTTTCCTCATCCTCTACCCAAGCTCGCTTTCGCCGATGGCATTCCCGATGAGTGGCTGACGTTGATCGTGATTCCCACTCTGCTGACCTCACCCGAGTCAATTCGGGAGGATCTCGATCGCCTCGAGATCCGCTACCTGGCTAATCGCGACGCGAATCTTCGGTTTGCTCTCCTTGCCGATCTCGTGGATGCTGCCGAGCGCGAGACTCCGGAGGACGCGGCCCTGGTCGAAGCGGCGGTTCGGGGTATTGAACAGCTCAACACCCGTTATCCCGAGCACGGCTTTGCCCTTTTCTTCCGCCCGCGTCGGTGGAGTGAGACCGAGCAGTGCTGGATGGGTTGGGAGCGCAAGCGTGGCAAGATCGAGGAACTTAACGCCTGGCTGATTGGCGAGGCGGAGCCTTCGTCGGACACGCTCCGACCCATCGCGGGCGACACCGCCCTGCTTGAAGGCGTGCGATTCGTGATCACCCTGGATGCCGACACCGAGCTTCCGCACGGGACGGCACGTCGCTTGATCGGTACGCTCGCACACCCCCTCAACCTGCCGCAACTGGCGGCCGATGGAGAGGGAGTCACCCGGGGTTACACGATAATCCAGCCCCGGGTAAGTACAAGCCTGCCGAGTGCGACCGCCACGCGCTTCTCTCGGATCTTCGCCAACTCGATCGGGGTCGACCCTTATTCCCAGGTCATATCTGACCTCTACCAGGATGTGGCGGGTGAAGGCAGCTACTATGGCAAAGGCATCTACGAAGTGGCCACCTTGCACCGCGTGCTCGGCGGCCGTTTCCCCACGGCCAAGCTGCTCAGCCACGACCTCCTGGAGGGTGCTCACGTCAGGGTGGGGATGGCCACCGACATCGAACTCTTCGATGCCTTTCCTGGTAGCTACCTTGCCGAGATCAGGCGCCAGCATCGCTGGATCCGCGGCGATTGGCAGATTGCTGCCTGGTGCGGCTGCTCTGTCCCTTCGGCCAATGACCGGCGGGTGCGCAATCCTCTGGGGGCGCTCAATCGTTGGAAACTTCTCGACAACCTGCGCCGCAGTCTGGTTCCCGTCGCCAGTGTCGGACTGCTCCTGGCCGGCTGGTTCGCGTTCCCCGGCCCTGCGGTGCCTGTGAGCATTCTGGTTAGCCTCCTCGTTGGCTCAAGTCTGCTGGTGGCTCCGGCACTACGCCTCATCTTCTGGGTGCCGGTCCAGCCGCGCGCCGTTCTTACCTCTAAGCGAGCCTGGCGCGATCAGGGTGTCCCCTGGCTACGTGCCGTCATCGGCATAGTGTTTCTGCCCCATCAAGCCGCCGTCACGCTTGATGCCATCGCGCGCACATTTCAGCGAACCCTTATCTCGCGCAGACACCTCCTCGAGTGGCAGACCTACAAGGCAGGCCGGCACTCTCGGGCCGGCAATCTTCGGCTAGTCGGACAATTGGCGCTGATCAGCCTAGCCTCGATTGGAGTAGGGGCAGGGCTTCTCCTGGTTAATCCGGCCGCGGCCTATGCCGCGACGCCGTTTCTGCTGGCCTGGCTGCTCTCGCCGGTCGTCGCCGCCTGGCTCGGCAACAGCCGAAAAAGCGGGGTCAACCTGGCCCTGGGCCATGCGGATCGCCAGGAACTGCGCCGCATTGCCCGAGAAACCTGGCGTTACTTCGACGATTTCGTCGGACCCGAAACAAACTGGCTGCCGCCCGATAACTATCAGGAGGCGCCACGGGTCGAGCTTGCCGAGCGGACCTCGCCGACGAACATCGGCCTCTGGCTGCTCGCCACGCTCGCGGCCCGCGACCTCGGATATCTCACCGCTGACCAGGCCATAGAGCGCGGGCAAGCTACTATGGACACCCTAGAGCGGATCGAGCGCTTCGACGGGCACCTCCTCAACTGGTATAACACTCGGACCCTCGATCCGCTTGTGCCGCGCTACGTCTCGACTGTCGATAGCGGCAACCTTCTGGCGAGTCTCTGGACGCTCGCCCAAGGCTACCGGGAGATGCTCTCCCGTCCCGCAATCGGACCCCAGGCGCTGCAAGGTTTAGCGGATACCCTCGCACTCGTCGGCGTCCACCAGCGGCAGTCCTCCGAGACGCGGAGGCGCGCCGACACCGGCCCCATCGCCGGCGCCGTCCAGGAACTGTCACGGCTATTCGGTAACCCGCCGGATGACCCTGAGGCGATAGCCGAGCGTTTGCGAGCGGCCATTGAGCCGGCACGGGAGCTTGTTCGTGCCCTGCGGGTCGACTCTCCAGCTTCCCGTTGCCAGCCGGTCAAGGCCGTGGAGTCGAAGGCCGCCTACTGGGCCACTCAGGTCGAGCGACAGGTCTTAGCCTGGCTCGATGTCGTCGACCGTTACTCACCTTTCGTGGAGCGTCTTGGGGGTCCACGGTCTCAACGCGTGGCCCTGGCGGCCGATCTCGTCTCCCGAATCGAGCGGCTGATTAGTCGAGTCGAGTGCTTCGCCGACGAAATCAACATGCGCTTCCTCTACGACCCGAAGCGCCGGCTCTTCACTATCGGATACAACGTCAGCGACCGACGCTTCGACTCGTCATACTATGACCTTCTGGCCAGCGAGGCACGAATGGCGAGCCTGGTGGCGATCGCCCGAGGCGACGTGCCGGCCGAACACTGGTTCGCTCTCGGCCGGCTTTTCGGGACGGCTCGCGGTCACCGGGTGCTCTACTCCTGGAGCGGCACGATGTTCGAGTACCTTATGCCGATGCTGCTGACCCGAAGCTACCGGCACACGCTTCTTTACGAAGCCAGCCGTGAAACGGTCGGGCTTCAGATCGACTACGGACTTCAGCAGGGCGTCCCCTGGGGCATCTCTGAGTCGGCTTTCGCGGCCGTGGACATCAACCATATCTATCAGTACCAGGCCTTCGGCGTGCCGGGGCTCGGGCTCAAGCGCGGGCTTGCCGACGATCTGGTCGTGGCCCCCTACGCCAGCGCGCTCGCCTTGATGGTCGATCCCGAGGCCGCACTGGCAAATCTCAAGCGGCTCGGCCGATTAGGGCTGTGCGGCGGCTATGGCTACTACGAATCGATCGACTACACCCGGCGGCGACAGCTAAGTAATCAGCGTGGAGTCGTCGTTCACACCTACATGGTCCATCATCAGGGAATGACCCTCCTAGCGATAGATAATGCCTTGAACGCCGCCGTTATGCAGAGCCGGTTCCACGCCGACCGGCGCGTTCAGGCGATCGAGCCGCTTCTGTTCGAGCGGGCACCGATTGCGCCACTGCTGGTGAAGGCAACCGAGCGCGGCGAGTCACCCGCTCGGTTGCATATGACCGGTCCAATCGAGCCAACAGCACCCATCGACGCGTCGGCTCCCGCCACACACCTGCTCGGCAACGGCGTCTACACCGTAATGGTGACCTCGGCCGGTGGCGGTTTCAGCCGGTGGCGCGACGTAGACGTGACTCGCTGGCGAGCCGACACCACGCTTGACTCTTACGGTTCGTTCACTTACATCAGAGACTTAGACCGTGGCACGGTCTGGTCGGCAACCTATCAGCCGATGCGAAAGCCCGCATCCCGTTATCAGGCCAGATTCACCCCCGACCGGGCCGAGTTCGAAAGGCGCGACTTCGGGATCGGCGTGACAACAAAGATCGGTGTCTCCCCGGAAGACGCCGTCGAGATCCGCCACTTGACACTTGCCAACTACTCGAACGGTCGGCGTCGTCTCGATGTGACGAGCTACGTGGAGCTGGCACTCTTGGCCCATGGCGCGGATCTGGCCCACCCTGCCTTCGGCAAGTTGTTCGTGGAGACCGAATTCCTTCCTGAGCAGGGCGCGCTGCTCGCGCGACGCAATCCTCGCTCGATGCAGGATCCTGCGGTCTGGGCTTCCCACTTTCTGTCGCTGCCGACTTCGCCGGATCTTACAATTGCTAACACCGGCTACGAGACCGACCGGGAGTGCTTTCTCGGGCGGGGGCGCAGTCTCGAGAATCCCCTAGGCCTGGAGGCCAAACTTACCGGCAAAGTCGGGCCTGTCCTCGATCCCATCTTCAGCTTGCGTTGCGAGGTGGTCCTGGACCCGGGAGAGCGGGTTGAGCTGGCTTTCGTGACCGGGGCCGCGGCGAGCCGAGAGGAGATGCTCGTCCTCGTCGATAAGTACCGGAACCACCACATAGTCCACAGCGCTCTCGAAGCCGCCGTCAGCCTCGGGCAATCAGTGGCTCGCCAGCTCTGCGTAACCGGCGACGACCTCAGGCGCTTCCAGCAGCTAGCTGGTCCTCTTCTCTACCCGAGTGCCCGGCTGCGAGCCTCGGACGCCCAGCTCCGCCGGAATCGGCTGGGCCAGTCTGGTCTCTGGGGTCACGGCATTTCGGGCGATCTGCCGATCCTCCTTGTCACCATCGGAGATCGACGCGATATGGAGGTCGTCAGGGAGGCGCTGCTTGCCCACGCATACTGGCGGCGTCTGGGATTCCGGGCCGACCTCGTCATCCTCAACGAGGAGGCAGGCGGCTACGCGCAACCTCTTCAGGAAGATCTGCGCCAAGTCATCCAGCACCACGCGGCGTCCACCCCACTCGACCAACCGGGCGGTATATTCTTACGCTCGGCCGCGCCATTGGCGGACAAGGACTCTGCACTTCTCCTTGCCGTGGCTCGGGCAGTGTTGGTGGCAGCACGCGGCCCACTCGTCCAGCAACTCAGGATCACGACCGAGCGGAGGGAGCTACCGCCGCCACTGACCGTCGGGCGACGAGGGAGCGAGGAACCCTCGATGCCGCTGCCGTTCCTGGAACTGCCGTACTTCAACGGGTTGGGTGGTTTCACCCCTGATGGTCGGGAGTATGCGATCTACCTCGGGCCGGGTACGCGCACCCCAGCGCCCTGGGTGAACGTGCTTGCCAACCCTGGCTTCGGTGCCATTGTCTCAGAATCAGGATCGGGTTTTGTCTGGGCTGCGAACTCCCAGACCAACCGGCTTACCTCTTGGTCCAATGACCCGGTAGGCGATCCGCCGGTTGAAGCGATCTACATCCGCGACGACCACCTGGGAGTGTTCTGGACGCCGACCGCCGTGCCGATCAGGGAACTCGACGCGTACAGAGCGCGCCACGGTCAAGGCTACACCCTTTTCGAGCACAACAGCCATGCCGTCGAGCAGGAGTTGTTGACGTTCGTGCCGCTGGACGAGACCGGAGGCGCCCCCGTGCGAATTCAGCGCCTTCGACTTCGCAACCGCTCTTCGCGCCGCCGTCGCTTCAGCGTCTTCGCTTACGCCGACTGGGTCCTCGGCACCAACCGCGAAGACACTCAGATGCACGTCGTCACGACCTGGGATGCTGTAAGCAGGACGGTGATAGCGCGCAACGCTTACCATCCTGATTTTGCGAACCGCGTGGCCTTCGCGAGCGCGAGTCCGTCGCCGTTGAGCTTCACCGCCGACCGGACCGAGTTCCTCGGACGAAATGGCTCATATGCCCAACCAGCCGCCCTGGCGCGCCAGATGCTCTCCGGCGAGGCTGGTGCGGGCCTCGACCCCGGCGTGGCGCTCCAAGTAGTCGTCGAGATCGAACCAGGGCAGGAGACGGAGATCACCTTCCTCCTCGGTGAGGCGGCGGATACTGTCGAGGCGCAGCGGCTGGTCGAGCGATTTCGCGATCCCGTTCGGGTTGAGCAGGCGTTCCAGGAAACCCGGGCCTGGTGGGATCACCTGCTCGGGACGATCCAGGTGGAGACTCCCGACCCGGCCGTTAACTTCCTGCTCAATCGCTGGCTGCTCTACCAGGCGCTCTCTTGCCGCATCTGGGCCCGCTCTGGTTTCTATCAGTCGAGCGGCGCCATAGGCTTCCGCGACCAGCTCCAGGATTGTCTCGCCCTCGCCTACGCCATGCCGGAGGTCGCGCGGCAGCAGATTCTCGCCGCGGCTTCCCGCCAGTTCATCGAGGGCGACGTCCAGCACTGGTGGCACCCGCAGTCTGGGGCGGGCGTACGGACGCGCGTCTCCGACGACCTGCTGTGGTTGCCCTACGCCACGGTACAATACGTTCGAGTGACCGGCGACGTGCGAATTCTCGACGAGATGACGCCTTTCATCGAGGGCCCCCCGCTGGCCGACGGCGAGCCCGAGGCGTACTTCGTGCCGAGAATCTCCCTGGATTCGCACTCGCTTCTCGAACACTGTCGGCGGGCGATCGCCCAAGGCATCACCTCCGGGGCTCATGGCCTGCCGCTCATTGGCACCGGCGACTGGAACGACGGGCTGAGCCGGGTTGGTGCTGAAGGCCGGGGCGAGAGCGTGTGGCTGGCCTGGTTCCTCATAGATGTGCTGAGCGGCTTCGCCGAGCTGCTGGAGGGATGCGGGCAGAGCGCGGAGGCGCGAGAATATCGGGAGAGAGCCGAGCGTCTGGCCACAACCGTGGAGGAGCAAGCCTGGGATGGCGACTGGTACCGGCGGGCCTACTTCGACGACGGAACGCCGCTCGGTTCGCGCCAGAGCGCGGAGGCGCAGATCGACTCGATGCCACAGTCGTGGGCCATCATTTCTAAGGCAGCGGACCCATCGCGCGCCGAGAAGGCGATGCGCGCGGTGGAGGAGCGTCTCGTGCGTTCTGCCGACGGGCTGGTCCTCCTATTCTCGCCCCCCTTCGACAAGTCACCGGTTGATCCCGGCTACATCAAAGCGTATCCCCCGGGCGTTCGTGAGAACGGCGGGCAGTACACCCACGCCGCGCTTTGGGTGGCGATGGCCTTTGCCCGGCAGGGGGAGGGCGATAAGGCCGTCGAGATCCTCGGCATGCTAAATCCGGTCGAGCACTCGCGAACAACCGAGACGGCCGAGCGGTACCGGGTCGAGCCCTACGTCGTGGCGGCCGACGTTTACTCGCTCGAAGGCCGTGTCGGACAAGGAGGGTGGACCTGGTACACTGGCTCTGCCGGCTGGATGTATCGGGTCTGGTTGGAGGAGGTACTCGGGCTCAAGCTGCGAGGCAATGAGCTTCGACTGGATCCGGTCATTCCTACCAACTGGCCGGGCTTCACACTCCGCTGTCGGCTCGGGGGCGCGCGCTACGAGATCCGCGCCGAGAACCCCGACCACGTCGGCCGCGGTGTCACCTGGGTCGAGGTGGACGGTCGGCGCCTGCATGGGCAGACAATCACACTGGAAGACGACGGGGGTAGCCATTTCGTCGTATTTAGACTTGGGCCGGGCGGTGCCGTTGGAACTTCCTGA
- a CDS encoding aspartyl-phosphate phosphatase Spo0E family protein, whose product MELREILKKIEDLRRGLEELVKVRGIRDPEVATASRMLDAVLNE is encoded by the coding sequence ATGGAGCTTAGAGAAATCTTGAAGAAGATCGAAGATTTGCGCCGCGGATTGGAAGAATTGGTGAAGGTCAGGGGTATAAGGGATCCGGAGGTTGCAACGGCAAGCCGGATGCTTGACGCGGTTTTGAATGAATAA
- a CDS encoding class I SAM-dependent methyltransferase, with amino-acid sequence MQPEGVNTIFSLHPRLKTTAGLVPVTRCVADIGTDHALLPLYLIGRGVAARAIAVEKKAGPAAAARRAVAAAGLEERIEVRTGDGLAALSAGEVQVIVIAGLGGETIAAILEAGAATARDAGWLVLQPMNRAAFVRRWLAANGWRIEAEELVEERKRLYQAIAAAPGGGRELSRLEEEAGPVLLSRGHPLLGRLLESIEARYRYELEGLYHSVREETEARKEELLERLAEIRRVTARICNK; translated from the coding sequence ATGCAACCTGAGGGGGTTAATACTATTTTCAGCCTGCATCCCCGCCTTAAAACAACGGCCGGGCTAGTCCCGGTGACGCGGTGTGTGGCGGACATCGGCACTGACCACGCGCTTCTGCCTCTTTACCTGATTGGCAGGGGGGTTGCAGCGCGGGCGATAGCCGTGGAGAAGAAGGCGGGACCGGCCGCGGCTGCACGGCGCGCCGTGGCGGCAGCGGGGCTGGAGGAACGGATTGAGGTCCGGACCGGGGACGGTCTGGCGGCGCTTTCCGCCGGCGAGGTCCAGGTAATTGTGATCGCGGGCCTGGGCGGGGAGACGATTGCGGCGATACTCGAAGCGGGCGCGGCGACGGCGCGGGACGCAGGATGGTTGGTCCTGCAGCCCATGAACCGCGCTGCCTTCGTACGCCGCTGGCTGGCTGCCAACGGTTGGCGGATTGAGGCGGAGGAATTGGTCGAGGAGCGGAAAAGGCTTTACCAGGCGATTGCGGCGGCGCCGGGCGGGGGGCGGGAGCTAAGCCGGCTGGAGGAAGAGGCCGGGCCCGTTCTTCTGTCCCGCGGACACCCGCTGCTGGGAAGGTTGCTCGAATCGATCGAGGCGCGGTACCGGTATGAGTTGGAAGGGCTTTATCATTCCGTACGCGAGGAAACTGAAGCCCGAAAGGAAGAGCTGCTGGAGCGGCTTGCGGAAATCCGACGCGTTACGGCCCGCATTTGCAATAAATAA